The following nucleotide sequence is from Gemmatimonadaceae bacterium.
CTTCCCGCTCGACGCCAAGGGAAAGAAGGCGACCGTCGAGGGCGAAGTGCAGGTGAAGATGCTGACGGCGGCGCAGGCGCTGGCCCAGGCCAAGGAGATGGCCAAGGAGCGCGGCACCAAGGTGGATGAGTCGAAGTACACCAAGGACGTGATGGACGTCCAGATCAAGGGCGAAGGGGCGCGGATTCAGTAGGCGCCGCCGCGGCGCGTTGCGCTGGTCTGGGAAAGCGCCGATCTTCACACGCCATGAACCTGCGCCGCATCCACCACAACCTCACCTTCCGCGTCCTGCTCGCCGTCACCATCGGCGTGATTCTCGGGGTGGTGAATCCCGAGCTGGCGAAGGAGATGAAGCCGCTCGGCGACACCTTCGTGAAACTGGTCAAGATGATCATCGGGCCGATCATCTTCCTCACGATCGTCCTCGGCATCTCGAACATCGCCGACGTCAAGAAGATCGGCCGGGTGGGCGGCAAGGCGTTCATCTACTTCGAGGTGGTGACCACTTTTGCGCTCGCCATCGGGCTGATGGTGGTGAACTACACCAAGCCCGGCGCGGGGCTCGACGCGTCGCAGCTCGTGAGCGGCGATGTGAGCGCGTACGCCACGCAGGCCAAGCAGATGGGCTTCGTGGACTACCTGATGCACATCGTGCCGTCGAGCCCGGTGCAGGCGTTCGCGCAGGGCGAGATCCTGCAGATCGTCTTCTTCGCGGTGCTGTTCGGCATGGCGGTGGTAACGATGCCGGTGAGCGTGACGCCGCTCATGGACGTGCTCGAGAAGACGCTCGAGGTGATGTTCCGCATCGTCCAGCTGATCATGAAGGTCGCGCCGCTCGGCGCCTTCGGCGCGATGGCGTTCACGGTGGGCACGTTCGGGCTCAAGACGCTGATTCCGCTCGGGCGGCTGATGCTCGATGTCTACACGACGATGGCGCTGTTCATCTTCATTGTCCTGAACCTGATTGCGCGCTACTACAAGTTCAGCCTCCTCGCCTTCCTCAACTACATCCGCGAGGAGATCCTGCTGGTGCTGGGGACGAGCTCGTCGGAGGCGGCGCTGCCGCGGCTGATGCAGAAGCTCGAGCGCTACGGATGCGCGCGCCCGGTGGTGGGGCTCGTGGTGCCGACGGGGTATTCGTTCAACCTCGACGGGACGAGCATCTACCTGACGATGGCGACGATCTTCCTGGCGCAGGTCTACGGCAAGGACCTGCCGCTGTCGCAGCAGCTGGGGATCCTGCTCATCCTGATGATCACGTCCAAGGGGGCGGCCGGCGTGACGGGGAGCGGATTCATCGTGCTCGCAAGCACGCTGGCGAGCGTGAACGTGATTCCCATCGAGGGGATCGCGCTGCTGCTCGGCGTGGACCGCTTCATGAGCGAGGCGCGCGCCATCACCAACCTCATTGGCAACGGCGTGGCGACGCTGGTGATCTCGCGCAGCGAGAACGCCTTCGACGACCAGATGCGGGAGAGCGCGGTGATCGAGCTCCGCGAGGCGCGGCTGGCGGGGAAGGCGGACTAGCGATGAAGGGGGACGCGCGCGCTCTCGTTACGCGCGCCAGTGCCGCGCTCTGGCTGGCGACCACGCTGCTGCTCACGCTGCAGCCCGTGGGGCAGGGGACGTCCGTCAGGTTCTGGGGTTTCTTCACCGAGACGATGGCCGGCGTCGATTACGCGCAGAACGTCGTGCTGTTTCTTCCGCTCGGATGGATTGCCAGCCGCGGGCGCTGGCGCTGGTGGCACGCCGTGCTGGCCGGCCTGGTGGTGAGCGGGAGCATCGAGTTCATCCAGCAGTGGGTGCCGGGGCGGACGAGCCAGGCCACCGATATCGCGTTCAACATCGCAGGGACCGCGCTCGGCTGGTGGATGGCGACGCGCGCGACCCAACCGCGAGTGCGGCTGGCCATCGCCTTTTCGGTTCTCATCGGGTTCCTCGGCTTGCACCAGCTGAACACGATGTGGCCAGAGCCGGTGGAACTCGTCGGCGGCGCGGGCGTCTGGCAGACCGTGGACCGCATCTCGTGCCCCGCGGGGACGCGGGAGACGACGGCGTGCATCGTCGTGCCCAACACGGCGCAGAGCGGCAACAAGTATGTGCGCGTGGTCGGCGTCGGCGACCGGACCTACGCCCGCGTGCAGAGCAGCGCCCTCGGGCGGACGCTGACCGACCGTGACTGCGTGCTCCTGATGTTCGAGAACACCATTGGGACGCGTATGCGCCTACGGCCGCCGCTCGAAGCGGCGTGCGGCGTGGCCGACACGCTCAAGCAGGTCATACTGCTGCAGGTGGATCCCCGGCTCGAGCATGAAGTGCGCGGCGAGTGGACGCCAACGCGGGTGGGTGCGTGGATGTGGCCGGTCTGGCCGTTCCAGTCGTACCAGCCGCTGGTGCAGGTCGTGGCGGCGGCGCTCACGTTCGTGGTGCTTGTCTCGCTGATGATCGGCACCTCGCCGTGGGTGATACCGGCGGGGTACCTGGCGATGCTCGAAGTCGTCGCGCTGATTGCGGGTATGCGCACACCGGGGTGGTGGGAGATCGCGGCGTCGGCGCTCGGCTGGCTGATCGCCGCCGGAGCGGTGCGGCTTGACCGGTGGTGGCGCGCCGAACGCACCTTAAGCGCGACGGACGGAGGCACCTGATCATGCGCGGCA
It contains:
- a CDS encoding VanZ family protein, producing MKGDARALVTRASAALWLATTLLLTLQPVGQGTSVRFWGFFTETMAGVDYAQNVVLFLPLGWIASRGRWRWWHAVLAGLVVSGSIEFIQQWVPGRTSQATDIAFNIAGTALGWWMATRATQPRVRLAIAFSVLIGFLGLHQLNTMWPEPVELVGGAGVWQTVDRISCPAGTRETTACIVVPNTAQSGNKYVRVVGVGDRTYARVQSSALGRTLTDRDCVLLMFENTIGTRMRLRPPLEAACGVADTLKQVILLQVDPRLEHEVRGEWTPTRVGAWMWPVWPFQSYQPLVQVVAAALTFVVLVSLMIGTSPWVIPAGYLAMLEVVALIAGMRTPGWWEIAASALGWLIAAGAVRLDRWWRAERTLSATDGGT
- the dctA gene encoding C4-dicarboxylate transporter DctA, whose amino-acid sequence is MNLRRIHHNLTFRVLLAVTIGVILGVVNPELAKEMKPLGDTFVKLVKMIIGPIIFLTIVLGISNIADVKKIGRVGGKAFIYFEVVTTFALAIGLMVVNYTKPGAGLDASQLVSGDVSAYATQAKQMGFVDYLMHIVPSSPVQAFAQGEILQIVFFAVLFGMAVVTMPVSVTPLMDVLEKTLEVMFRIVQLIMKVAPLGAFGAMAFTVGTFGLKTLIPLGRLMLDVYTTMALFIFIVLNLIARYYKFSLLAFLNYIREEILLVLGTSSSEAALPRLMQKLERYGCARPVVGLVVPTGYSFNLDGTSIYLTMATIFLAQVYGKDLPLSQQLGILLILMITSKGAAGVTGSGFIVLASTLASVNVIPIEGIALLLGVDRFMSEARAITNLIGNGVATLVISRSENAFDDQMRESAVIELREARLAGKAD